In the genome of Pediococcus claussenii ATCC BAA-344, one region contains:
- the recR gene encoding recombination mediator RecR, giving the protein MQYPEPIAKLIDSFMKLPGIGYKTATRLAFFTLDMQGDDVTEFAKSLINVQRNLHFCSICGNITEEDPCEICSDPSRDQNTVLVVEDSKDVMSMEQMKEYHGLYHVLHGVLSPMEGKGPEDINITSLLKRLQDNEAIKEVIIATNATPEGEATAMYLARLVKPSGIKVTRLAHGLSVGSDIEYADQMTLYKAVEGRTEM; this is encoded by the coding sequence ATGCAATATCCAGAACCAATTGCAAAATTAATTGATAGCTTTATGAAATTGCCAGGGATTGGTTATAAGACGGCAACTCGGTTAGCATTCTTTACTTTAGATATGCAGGGTGACGATGTGACTGAGTTTGCTAAATCATTGATAAATGTTCAAAGAAATCTACATTTCTGTAGTATTTGTGGCAATATTACGGAGGAAGATCCCTGTGAAATTTGTTCAGATCCTTCGCGCGATCAAAATACTGTTTTAGTTGTTGAAGATTCTAAAGACGTAATGTCAATGGAACAAATGAAGGAATATCACGGATTATACCATGTTCTACACGGTGTCCTATCTCCGATGGAAGGAAAGGGACCTGAAGATATTAATATCACAAGTTTATTAAAACGGCTTCAGGATAATGAAGCAATTAAAGAAGTGATTATTGCAACTAATGCAACTCCTGAGGGTGAAGCAACCGCGATGTATTTAGCACGATTGGTTAAACCGTCGGGAATTAAGGTTACAAGATTAGCACATGGGTTATCTGTTGGAAGTGACATTGAATATGCGGATCAAATGACTTTATATAAAGCTGTAGAGGGAAGAACTGAAATGTAG
- the holB gene encoding DNA polymerase III subunit delta', which produces MKAEELQPIIVDRFQRIIEKKQLAHAYLLTGNTGVGKQEVAEWIAMRLFCNNLQNGRPCGKCFECQRILNKEHPDVVEVAPDGQTIKVDQVRFLKSEFSKSGVEGTQKVFIILDANKMTTSASNSLLKFIEEPTGNVFAFLLTENRNLMLPTIISRTEVIELNPLSNETIKVEFAKLGASDAVVNVLSELTNSNDEAKILIEDEWIENAVTRVYRWFTLVTRGDMEAFVEVQTRLVMLGMDRFHQDTILSLMILYGRDLMRIKAGEQESVFRQYQSEIEEIAKGQTLATCLQAMDILLLMPNKLQSNIGFQTILETATINLCQAFK; this is translated from the coding sequence TTGAAGGCAGAAGAACTCCAACCGATTATTGTTGATCGATTTCAGCGGATTATTGAAAAAAAGCAGTTGGCGCATGCCTACCTATTAACTGGGAATACAGGTGTTGGTAAACAGGAGGTCGCAGAATGGATTGCAATGCGTCTTTTTTGCAACAATTTGCAAAACGGACGTCCCTGTGGAAAATGCTTTGAGTGCCAGCGAATTCTAAATAAAGAGCATCCAGATGTTGTTGAGGTTGCACCTGATGGTCAAACGATTAAAGTTGATCAAGTTCGATTCTTGAAGTCTGAATTTTCTAAGAGTGGTGTTGAGGGAACTCAAAAGGTTTTCATCATTTTGGATGCAAATAAAATGACAACAAGTGCATCTAATAGCCTTTTGAAGTTTATAGAGGAACCAACTGGAAACGTTTTTGCCTTTTTACTAACTGAGAATCGTAATTTAATGCTACCAACAATTATTTCGAGAACTGAAGTAATTGAATTAAATCCGCTTTCAAACGAGACAATAAAAGTGGAATTTGCAAAATTAGGTGCATCTGATGCGGTTGTTAATGTTTTGTCTGAACTGACAAATAGTAATGATGAGGCAAAGATCTTAATCGAAGATGAATGGATTGAAAACGCTGTTACAAGAGTATATCGGTGGTTTACTTTGGTAACTAGAGGTGATATGGAGGCCTTCGTTGAGGTCCAAACCAGATTAGTCATGCTTGGAATGGATAGGTTCCACCAAGATACAATACTAAGCCTAATGATATTATATGGGCGTGATTTAATGCGAATAAAGGCGGGAGAGCAAGAAAGTGTTTTTAGACAGTATCAGTCTGAAATTGAAGAAATAGCAAAAGGGCAAACATTGGCAACCTGTTTGCAGGCAATGGATATATTGTTGCTGATGCCTAATAAATTACAAAGTAATATAGGTTTTCAAACAATATTGGAAACGGCTACGATAAACCTGTGCCAGGCCTTTAAATAA
- a CDS encoding nucleoside deaminase — protein MTELNEQEIRNYMLEALEEANNARLIDEVPIGAVVVKNGEIIGRGHNLREHGQDATMHAEVLAIIEACEYLHSWRLWDCQLFVTIEPCLMCSGTIINAQIPSVYFGARDPKAGAVRSLYHVLEDDRLNHQVTVEEGILAEKSANLMKQFFKEIREKRKKNK, from the coding sequence ATGACTGAATTAAATGAGCAAGAAATTAGAAATTATATGCTAGAGGCCTTGGAAGAAGCAAATAATGCGAGACTAATTGATGAAGTACCAATTGGGGCTGTTGTTGTAAAAAACGGTGAAATCATTGGGAGAGGGCATAATCTTAGGGAACATGGACAGGATGCAACTATGCATGCTGAAGTATTAGCGATTATAGAGGCTTGTGAATATTTGCATAGCTGGCGTTTATGGGATTGTCAATTGTTTGTGACGATTGAGCCATGTTTAATGTGTAGTGGGACAATTATTAATGCTCAAATTCCATCGGTTTATTTTGGCGCACGCGATCCCAAGGCTGGAGCGGTTAGAAGTTTATATCATGTTTTAGAAGATGATCGTTTAAATCATCAGGTAACAGTTGAAGAAGGAATATTAGCAGAAAAGTCTGCCAATCTTATGAAACAATTTTTTAAAGAAATTCGAGAAAAACGAAAAAAAAATAAGTAA
- the nrdE gene encoding class 1b ribonucleoside-diphosphate reductase subunit alpha: protein MALKDLKDVTYYDLNNEINIPVNNQIPLNKDHEALEAFITENIRPNTMTFNSIQDRFDYLTREDYIDEKILKEYSLTFIEKLYDFLKSQNFHFKSFMAAYKFYAQYALRTNDNQTYLENFIDRVAMNALYFADGDEDLAINIADEIIHQRYQPATPSFLNAGRKHRGELVSCFLIQAQDDMNSIGRTINSALQLSKLGGGVGINLSNLREAGAPIKGIEGAASGVVPVMKLLEDSFSYANQLGQRQGAGVVYLSVFHPDIIQFLSAKKENADEKIRVKTLSLGVTVPDKFYDLIKADADMYLFSPYSVEKEYGKPFSYINITEEYDNMVNNPNITKTKIKARNLENELSKLQQESGYPYIVNVDTANRENPIYGKIVMSNLCSEIMQVQTPSVIDDKQEYSSLGTDISCNLGSTNIVNMMASPDFGKSVDSMVRALTYVTDTSNIDVVPSIQNGNKLAHTIGLGAMGLHGYLAKNHLYYGEDASIEFTSVYFMLLNYWTLKASNKIAQERHQSFYNFDKSKYADGTYFDKYITKEWGPTSDTVKKLYNGIMIPTIDDWKQLKADIMQFGLYHQNRMAVAPTGSISYINDSTASLQPIVNRVEERQEKKIGKIYYPAPYLSNDTLKYYQSAYDIDMRKVIDIYGAAQQHVDQGMSMTLFMRSTIPAGTYEWKDGRTEKMTTRDLNILRNYAHRKGLKSIYYIRTFTDNDGEVGVNQCESCSI from the coding sequence ATGGCACTCAAAGACTTAAAAGATGTCACCTATTATGATTTGAACAACGAAATTAATATTCCAGTGAATAATCAAATTCCACTAAACAAAGATCACGAGGCACTAGAAGCTTTTATTACTGAGAATATTCGTCCAAATACCATGACTTTTAATTCCATTCAGGATCGCTTTGATTATCTAACTCGTGAAGATTACATTGATGAAAAAATCCTCAAGGAATACAGCCTAACCTTTATTGAGAAATTGTATGATTTTTTAAAAAGTCAAAATTTTCACTTTAAGTCATTTATGGCGGCTTACAAATTCTACGCTCAATACGCTCTACGCACAAATGATAATCAAACTTATTTAGAAAATTTTATTGATCGAGTTGCGATGAATGCCCTTTATTTCGCTGATGGTGATGAAGACTTGGCTATAAATATTGCTGATGAAATCATCCATCAACGCTATCAACCTGCAACCCCTAGCTTTTTAAATGCTGGACGAAAACATCGGGGTGAACTGGTCTCTTGTTTTTTAATCCAAGCACAAGATGACATGAATTCAATTGGCCGAACCATTAATTCAGCGTTACAACTTTCAAAATTAGGTGGCGGAGTAGGAATCAATCTTAGCAATCTTCGGGAAGCCGGCGCTCCTATCAAGGGAATTGAAGGTGCTGCAAGTGGTGTCGTTCCAGTTATGAAATTATTGGAAGACAGCTTTTCATATGCTAATCAGTTAGGCCAACGTCAAGGAGCTGGAGTTGTATACTTGAGTGTATTTCACCCTGACATTATCCAATTTCTATCAGCGAAAAAAGAAAATGCGGATGAAAAAATTCGCGTTAAAACCCTCTCTCTTGGTGTAACTGTTCCTGATAAGTTTTACGATTTAATCAAAGCTGATGCTGACATGTATTTGTTCAGCCCATATAGTGTTGAAAAAGAGTATGGGAAGCCTTTCTCTTACATTAATATAACTGAAGAATACGACAATATGGTTAATAACCCCAACATCACAAAAACCAAAATTAAAGCACGTAATCTTGAAAACGAATTATCCAAATTACAACAAGAATCAGGATACCCATACATTGTGAATGTTGACACTGCTAACCGTGAAAATCCAATTTATGGAAAAATTGTTATGAGTAACCTTTGTTCTGAAATCATGCAAGTTCAGACTCCATCAGTAATTGATGATAAACAAGAGTATTCTTCTTTAGGGACTGATATTAGTTGTAACTTAGGTTCTACAAACATTGTTAATATGATGGCATCCCCTGATTTTGGAAAATCTGTCGATAGTATGGTTCGTGCACTGACATACGTCACTGACACTTCTAACATTGACGTTGTTCCTTCTATTCAAAATGGAAATAAACTAGCTCACACAATCGGTTTAGGTGCGATGGGACTGCACGGTTATCTTGCTAAAAATCATCTATATTATGGGGAAGATGCTTCAATTGAGTTCACTAGCGTCTACTTTATGCTTCTAAACTATTGGACCCTAAAAGCCTCCAATAAAATTGCTCAGGAACGTCATCAATCATTTTATAATTTTGATAAGAGCAAATATGCTGACGGAACCTACTTTGATAAGTATATTACCAAAGAATGGGGTCCAACCAGTGATACCGTGAAAAAACTTTATAACGGGATAATGATTCCCACAATCGATGATTGGAAACAATTAAAAGCTGATATTATGCAATTTGGACTTTATCATCAAAATCGTATGGCAGTAGCTCCAACTGGATCCATCTCATACATCAATGATTCAACTGCCAGCCTTCAACCAATTGTTAACCGTGTTGAAGAACGTCAAGAAAAGAAAATTGGTAAAATCTATTATCCAGCCCCATATTTATCAAATGATACTTTAAAGTATTATCAATCTGCTTATGATATTGATATGCGAAAAGTGATCGATATTTACGGTGCAGCACAACAACATGTGGACCAGGGTATGAGTATGACATTATTTATGCGTTCAACAATTCCGGCTGGAACTTATGAATGGAAAGATGGTAGAACCGAAAAAATGACAACTCGCGACCTTAACATTCTGCGTAACTATGCTCATCGTAAAGGGCTTAAATCTATTTACTATATTCGGACCTTTACTGACAACGATGGTGAAGTTGGCGTAAATCAATGTGAAAGTTGCTCAATCTAA
- a CDS encoding cyclic-di-AMP receptor, with protein sequence MATKLIIAIVQDKDSNRLSDIFVDNNIRATKLSTTGGFLQSGNTTFMIGIEEERVDDALALIKDASHARDEFMTPPVNMDVSMEGTTAFPVKVQVGGATVFVLPVDKFTHF encoded by the coding sequence ATGGCAACTAAATTAATAATTGCAATTGTACAAGATAAGGATTCAAATCGTTTAAGTGATATATTTGTTGATAATAATATTCGTGCTACTAAGTTATCCACAACAGGTGGCTTTTTACAATCAGGTAATACTACCTTTATGATTGGAATTGAAGAAGAGCGAGTTGATGATGCTTTAGCCCTGATCAAGGATGCAAGTCATGCTCGAGACGAATTCATGACACCTCCGGTTAATATGGATGTTAGTATGGAGGGGACAACTGCTTTTCCTGTTAAGGTTCAGGTTGGGGGAGCAACAGTGTTTGTGTTGCCTGTTGATAAATTCACACATTTTTAG
- a CDS encoding YbaB/EbfC family nucleoid-associated protein yields the protein MRGGMGNMQNMMRQMQKMQKQVTAEQDRLDETEFTGVAPDELVKVTFTGNHLMKDIDIKPEAIDEDDPDMMQDLIVAAVNDAMAKIKKETDQSMGKYTKGMSGM from the coding sequence ATGCGTGGTGGAATGGGCAATATGCAAAATATGATGCGTCAAATGCAAAAAATGCAAAAGCAGGTGACGGCAGAACAAGATCGTTTGGATGAAACAGAATTTACTGGCGTAGCACCTGATGAATTGGTTAAGGTTACGTTTACTGGTAACCATCTGATGAAGGATATTGATATTAAACCAGAAGCTATTGATGAAGATGATCCTGATATGATGCAAGACCTCATTGTGGCTGCTGTTAATGATGCAATGGCCAAAATAAAAAAAGAAACCGATCAGTCAATGGGGAAGTATACCAAGGGCATGTCAGGAATGTAA
- a CDS encoding helix-turn-helix domain-containing protein codes for MVKYSSELKAEVVSEYLQGDISISLLSKKRNLPRIQVGRWIQNFRLSGADALKRRRVKRSFSVEFKVDVINYYQTHDETLAEVSAKFDVNSCQISLWRTAFNQYGIEALKPHPKGRKTKVKHNQKKLRKLVNKNEIDQLREELTKKNQELYDAKLENEILKKSMTLFGTSKDERKHK; via the coding sequence ATGGTCAAATATAGTTCAGAATTAAAAGCAGAAGTCGTTAGTGAATATCTTCAAGGTGACATTAGTATCAGTCTTCTTTCAAAGAAACGTAACTTGCCTCGAATACAAGTAGGTAGATGGATACAAAACTTTCGTTTGAGCGGCGCAGACGCTCTTAAACGAAGAAGAGTTAAACGAAGTTTCTCAGTTGAGTTTAAAGTTGATGTGATAAACTACTATCAAACTCATGATGAAACTTTAGCCGAAGTATCCGCAAAATTTGATGTTAATTCTTGTCAAATCAGTCTTTGGAGGACAGCCTTCAATCAGTATGGTATAGAAGCCTTGAAGCCTCATCCGAAAGGCAGAAAAACCAAAGTGAAACATAATCAGAAGAAATTACGTAAGTTAGTAAACAAGAACGAAATCGATCAACTTCGTGAAGAATTGACGAAAAAGAATCAAGAATTATATGATGCAAAATTGGAGAACGAAATCTTAAAAAAATCAATGACCCTGTTCGGAACCTCAAAGGACGAAAGAAAACACAAATAG
- a CDS encoding class I SAM-dependent methyltransferase has protein sequence MLHFTDSGVFSKKTVDYGTRVLLNAIEFKLVNEKVLDMGCGYGPIGISIAKSNPNFEVTMTDVNSRALGLAKRNAIANGVEKQTKIFESSVFEGIKDHDFTSIVTNPPVRAGKKVVDEMLTESYSHLIQGGQLVIVLQKKQGAPSAKKLMMGIFGNAEVIKKDKGYYIIRSVK, from the coding sequence GTGTTGCACTTTACAGATAGTGGTGTTTTCTCTAAAAAAACGGTCGATTATGGTACCAGAGTGTTACTTAATGCGATTGAATTCAAATTAGTAAATGAAAAAGTGCTAGATATGGGGTGCGGTTATGGTCCAATTGGTATTTCAATTGCGAAGAGCAATCCTAATTTTGAAGTTACAATGACGGATGTTAATTCACGAGCCTTAGGTCTTGCTAAGCGGAATGCTATTGCGAACGGCGTTGAAAAACAAACTAAAATATTTGAGTCTAGTGTTTTTGAAGGAATTAAAGATCATGATTTTACATCGATAGTTACAAACCCGCCTGTGCGAGCTGGTAAAAAGGTAGTTGATGAGATGTTAACAGAAAGTTACTCCCACCTAATTCAAGGTGGGCAACTTGTGATAGTTTTACAGAAGAAGCAGGGGGCACCTTCTGCTAAGAAACTAATGATGGGAATTTTTGGTAATGCTGAAGTTATTAAGAAAGATAAAGGATATTACATAATAAGAAGTGTGAAATGA
- the nrdH gene encoding glutaredoxin-like protein NrdH, whose translation MSEVTIYTKNNCMQCKMTKRFLSEHEIPFVERNINTNPEYIDQLKAQGFQSVPVVQVSEDKAIAGFRPNELKALAM comes from the coding sequence ATGAGCGAAGTAACTATTTATACTAAAAACAACTGTATGCAATGTAAGATGACAAAGCGTTTTCTTTCGGAACACGAAATTCCATTCGTTGAAAGAAATATCAATACTAATCCTGAATACATTGATCAACTTAAGGCACAAGGTTTTCAATCTGTTCCAGTAGTTCAAGTATCTGAAGACAAAGCAATTGCAGGATTTAGACCAAACGAATTAAAAGCACTTGCTATGTAA
- a CDS encoding IS3 family transposase, with the protein MVDQIRVEQESLPKSNRYKVGDILKTIGLKKATYHDERKRIKNYVDKYEDVKVEILKIAESGRYRGRLTYGYRRVQEELIKLDIHLSDAVVRRLMDELNVQVSLYNRHRNGRYSSYKGTVGKVARNVLHQHFNETVPFKVLHTDVTQVRLADTKWAYVSAITDEASKEVLAFQVSNGPNSKLIMDTLDELTENIPEGIKPIIHSDQGWHYQLNYYTDKLSEKKFIQSMSRKGNCLDNAPIESFFHLLKTECLNGFPQCKDIGEFKEITKNYVDWFNNRRISQKTKGMTPCEYREHALAV; encoded by the coding sequence ATAGTTGATCAGATCAGGGTCGAACAAGAGTCTCTTCCGAAATCTAACCGGTATAAAGTCGGCGATATTCTTAAGACCATTGGACTTAAGAAAGCGACTTATCATGATGAACGTAAACGTATCAAAAATTATGTAGATAAGTATGAAGATGTAAAAGTAGAGATACTAAAAATTGCCGAAAGCGGAAGATATCGCGGACGTCTAACCTACGGTTATCGTCGCGTTCAAGAAGAGCTCATTAAATTAGATATCCATCTATCAGACGCCGTAGTGCGTCGTTTGATGGATGAATTAAATGTTCAAGTAAGCCTTTATAACCGCCACAGAAATGGTAGATATTCATCTTATAAAGGTACAGTTGGAAAAGTGGCCCGTAACGTTCTACATCAGCATTTTAATGAAACCGTACCTTTCAAAGTATTACATACCGATGTTACACAAGTACGCTTGGCCGATACTAAGTGGGCTTACGTTTCAGCTATTACTGACGAAGCAAGCAAGGAAGTTTTAGCATTTCAAGTAAGTAATGGTCCTAACAGTAAACTAATTATGGATACACTCGATGAACTCACAGAAAATATTCCGGAAGGAATAAAACCAATAATTCATTCAGATCAAGGTTGGCATTATCAATTGAATTACTATACCGATAAACTCTCCGAAAAAAAATTTATACAAAGCATGTCTCGTAAGGGAAACTGTCTTGATAATGCGCCAATTGAAAGCTTCTTTCATCTTCTTAAAACAGAATGTCTTAATGGATTTCCACAGTGTAAAGATATTGGAGAATTCAAGGAAATCACAAAGAATTACGTCGATTGGTTTAACAATCGACGGATATCACAGAAAACAAAAGGCATGACTCCCTGCGAATACAGGGAACATGCCTTAGCAGTTTAA
- the dnaX gene encoding DNA polymerase III subunit gamma/tau, which translates to MSYQALYRVWRPQNFGDMVGQEVVTRTLKNALITKQISHAYLFTGPRGTGKTSAAKIFAKAVNCHFLKDGEPCNECITCRAINNGSLNDVIEIDAASNNGVEEIRDIRDKAKYAPTEADYKVYIIDEVHMLSTGAFNALLKTLEEPPANVIFVLATTEPQKIPLTIISRTQRFDFRRISAQESYDRMVYILDQKKVDYDPSALRVVARAAEGGMRDALSILDQVLSFGDNEVTLENALLVTGSVNEELLNQYLTQIFSKQTSLALETLHKILAEGKDGQRFGEDLIVELRNLLLYQQDPALVEEQNLGELSEQFIESAKQVTSEELYGMIDTLNMITQQMRFTTHPDVYLEVLTIKLCNRSSGNSESTDSVSTVQSSEVEELKKQVQNLQQQIKQVKIGTESQPHTKQTLRPQNSVPKKSKKTTRTPANLTKIYPILEAATKDNLNEMQNLWRDLMNMLSVTQRALMHVSKPVAASKEGVVVAFDYDFLFEKAVDNDSLRSEMEANLAKLTGSEFKIAYVTVEEWPEVRAGFLKNHSVGSQKEQVDGPETGVEQPVEKNSEIIDKAVELFGSENIEIKND; encoded by the coding sequence ATGAGTTATCAAGCGTTATACCGAGTGTGGCGTCCTCAGAACTTTGGTGACATGGTTGGACAAGAGGTTGTAACTAGAACATTAAAGAATGCCCTTATAACCAAACAGATTAGTCATGCATACCTTTTCACCGGGCCGAGAGGAACTGGTAAAACTTCGGCTGCTAAGATTTTTGCAAAAGCAGTAAATTGTCACTTTCTAAAAGATGGTGAACCTTGTAATGAGTGTATTACCTGTCGTGCCATTAATAATGGTAGTTTGAATGATGTTATTGAGATTGACGCTGCATCAAACAATGGTGTAGAAGAGATTCGCGATATTCGTGACAAGGCTAAGTATGCACCCACGGAAGCAGACTACAAGGTTTACATTATTGATGAAGTGCATATGCTTTCAACAGGAGCATTTAACGCCTTATTGAAAACACTAGAAGAACCACCTGCTAATGTTATCTTCGTGCTCGCGACAACCGAACCTCAGAAAATCCCGTTGACTATCATTTCGAGAACGCAACGTTTTGATTTTCGAAGAATTTCAGCTCAGGAAAGTTACGATCGAATGGTCTACATCTTAGATCAAAAAAAGGTTGATTACGATCCAAGTGCTTTGAGAGTAGTGGCTAGGGCTGCAGAAGGTGGAATGAGGGATGCCTTGAGTATTCTTGATCAGGTACTTTCATTCGGGGATAATGAAGTTACTTTAGAAAACGCCTTATTGGTAACTGGTAGCGTTAACGAAGAACTTTTAAATCAATACTTAACACAAATTTTTAGTAAGCAGACTTCTCTAGCGTTAGAAACACTTCATAAGATTCTTGCTGAAGGTAAAGACGGGCAACGTTTTGGTGAAGATTTAATTGTTGAACTGCGTAATTTGCTATTATATCAACAAGATCCAGCCCTAGTGGAAGAGCAAAATCTTGGAGAACTTTCAGAGCAGTTTATTGAATCCGCTAAACAGGTTACAAGTGAAGAATTATATGGCATGATTGATACATTAAACATGATTACTCAGCAGATGCGATTTACTACTCATCCGGATGTTTACCTAGAAGTATTGACGATTAAACTATGCAATCGCTCAAGCGGAAATAGCGAAAGCACTGATTCTGTTAGCACAGTTCAGTCATCTGAAGTTGAAGAATTAAAGAAGCAGGTTCAAAATTTACAGCAACAAATTAAACAGGTTAAAATTGGAACGGAAAGTCAGCCGCATACCAAACAAACGTTGAGGCCTCAAAATAGTGTCCCTAAGAAAAGTAAAAAAACTACAAGGACACCTGCTAATTTGACTAAGATTTATCCAATATTAGAGGCGGCTACCAAGGATAATTTAAATGAAATGCAAAATTTGTGGCGCGATTTAATGAATATGTTAAGTGTGACTCAGAGGGCATTAATGCATGTTTCTAAACCTGTGGCAGCAAGCAAAGAAGGTGTGGTAGTTGCCTTTGATTATGATTTTCTTTTCGAAAAGGCAGTTGATAATGATAGTTTAAGAAGCGAGATGGAAGCTAATCTTGCGAAGCTAACTGGTTCCGAGTTTAAAATAGCATATGTTACAGTTGAAGAGTGGCCTGAGGTTAGAGCAGGTTTTCTTAAAAATCACTCAGTTGGAAGCCAGAAGGAGCAAGTTGATGGGCCTGAAACTGGTGTTGAACAGCCTGTTGAAAAAAACAGTGAAATTATAGATAAAGCGGTCGAACTCTTTGGCTCTGAAAATATTGAAATAAAAAATGATTAA
- the tmk gene encoding dTMP kinase, whose product MNGQFISFEGPDGAGKTTVLKEMVAYFEKEISGELVVTREPGGNPISEAIRKLILDPQNTMMDRRTEALLYAAARRQHLVEKVIPALQRNAVVFCDRYVDSSVAYQGAGREIGTDDVYKMNLFATEGILPNLTIYLDVPSEVGLKRIMNHRKNEINRLDLEKLDFHKRVREAYLALARQYPDRIKVINANQEEKVVQHDVRILLEEQLHSRLRG is encoded by the coding sequence ATGAACGGACAATTTATTTCTTTTGAAGGACCAGATGGAGCAGGGAAAACAACGGTTTTAAAAGAAATGGTAGCTTATTTTGAAAAGGAAATAAGCGGGGAATTAGTAGTTACACGGGAACCAGGTGGTAACCCTATATCAGAAGCGATCAGAAAATTAATTCTGGATCCTCAAAATACTATGATGGATCGTCGAACGGAAGCGTTGTTATATGCAGCGGCACGAAGACAGCACTTAGTTGAGAAAGTAATTCCGGCTCTTCAACGTAATGCGGTTGTTTTTTGCGATCGTTATGTCGATAGTTCAGTGGCATATCAAGGCGCTGGTAGAGAAATTGGAACGGATGATGTCTACAAAATGAACTTGTTTGCAACAGAAGGAATCTTACCAAATTTGACAATTTACCTTGATGTGCCGTCTGAGGTTGGTCTGAAGCGAATTATGAATCATCGTAAAAATGAAATTAATCGATTAGACCTTGAAAAACTAGATTTTCATAAGCGGGTGCGTGAAGCGTATCTTGCTTTAGCAAGACAATATCCTGATAGAATTAAAGTTATCAATGCAAATCAAGAGGAAAAAGTGGTTCAGCATGATGTACGCATTTTACTAGAAGAGCAACTTCATTCAAGATTGAGAGGATAA
- the nrdF gene encoding class 1b ribonucleoside-diphosphate reductase subunit beta, protein MDNYKAINWNQISDQIDKATWEKLTEQFWLDTRIPISNDLSDWRELDEDHRWVVGHVFGGLTLLDTLQSQDGMAALRKDIRTPHENAVLNNIQFMESVHAKSYSSIFETLNTPTEIDEIFDWSDSEEFLQTKTKRIYTLYHDDEHPLKKKVSSVFLETFLFYSGFFTPLYYLGHNKLNNVAEIIKLILRDESVHGTYIGYKFQLAMKELSDNEQQDIKDWMFNFLYDLYDNEEQYVHKVYDQVGWSDEVLTFSRYNANKALMNLGQDPMFPDTEADVNPIVMNGISTGTSNHDFFSQVGNGYRLGNVESMNDSDYDI, encoded by the coding sequence ATGGATAATTATAAAGCGATTAACTGGAACCAAATTTCAGATCAAATTGACAAAGCTACTTGGGAAAAATTAACTGAACAATTCTGGTTGGATACCCGTATTCCTATTTCTAATGACCTTTCTGATTGGCGCGAACTTGATGAAGATCATCGCTGGGTTGTTGGGCATGTCTTCGGTGGTTTAACTTTATTAGATACCCTGCAATCTCAAGACGGAATGGCTGCCTTGCGCAAGGATATTCGTACTCCCCATGAAAATGCTGTATTAAACAATATCCAATTCATGGAATCAGTCCATGCCAAAAGTTACTCCTCAATCTTTGAAACGCTGAATACACCAACTGAAATTGATGAAATCTTTGACTGGAGTGATTCAGAAGAGTTTTTACAAACTAAGACTAAGCGGATTTACACCTTATATCACGATGACGAACATCCGTTAAAGAAAAAGGTTTCAAGTGTTTTCTTGGAGACTTTCCTATTTTATTCTGGTTTCTTTACACCACTTTATTATCTTGGACATAATAAACTTAATAATGTCGCCGAAATTATTAAATTGATTTTAAGAGATGAATCTGTTCATGGAACTTATATTGGGTATAAATTCCAATTAGCTATGAAAGAATTGTCAGATAACGAACAGCAAGACATTAAAGATTGGATGTTCAACTTCCTATACGATCTATATGATAATGAGGAACAGTACGTGCATAAAGTCTACGATCAAGTTGGCTGGAGTGATGAAGTTCTAACCTTTTCTCGTTATAATGCTAACAAGGCCTTGATGAACTTGGGTCAGGATCCAATGTTCCCTGATACTGAAGCAGATGTTAATCCAATTGTTATGAATGGTATTTCTACTGGAACATCTAATCATGACTTCTTCTCTCAAGTTGGAAACGGCTATCGACTTGGAAACGTGGAGTCAATGAATGATAGTGACTATGATATTTAA